A window of Exiguobacterium sp. FSL W8-0210 genomic DNA:
ACCTACTTCTGCACCTGGATTCAAGACGAAATCGACGCCAAAAGGGTCGATCGAAAAGAGTGTTTCACCGGTTGAACTCGCCTTGACGGCTGGTGCGACGTTCGTTGCCCAAAGCTTCTCGAACGATTTGAAGGGCTTGACGCAACTGATCGAGCAAGCGACGGCACATAAGGGGTTTGCGTTCATCAACGTCTTCAGTCCGTGTGTCACGTTCAACAAGGTCAATACGTACGATTGGTTCAAACAGAACTTGACGAAGCTGTCCGACATCGAAGGATACGATCCGTCGAACTTGGATCTTGCAAAACAGACCGTTCATGCTCACGACGGACTCGTCATGGGATTGATTTATCAGGATGAAACACGTCCTGATTACCAGTCACAAATCGACGGCTATCAAGAATCAGGTCTCGCATATGCGGATCTTGAGCTAAACGAAGAAACATTCGGTAAACTAGCGGCAGAATTCATGTAAGATAGAGGAAAGATGTGTTTGGTTTTTTGGGGATGCTAAACATTTGGAAGTTCGCCACATATACATAAACGCGAACTTC
This region includes:
- a CDS encoding 2-oxoacid:ferredoxin oxidoreductase subunit beta, coding for MATFKDFRNDVKPNWCPGCGDFSIQAAIQRAVANVGLEPEELALISGIGCSGRISGYINTYGFHGVHGRSLPIAQGVKMANRELTVIASGGDGDGFAIGMGHTIHAFKRNVDMTYIVMDNQIYGLTKGQTSPTSAPGFKTKSTPKGSIEKSVSPVELALTAGATFVAQSFSNDLKGLTQLIEQATAHKGFAFINVFSPCVTFNKVNTYDWFKQNLTKLSDIEGYDPSNLDLAKQTVHAHDGLVMGLIYQDETRPDYQSQIDGYQESGLAYADLELNEETFGKLAAEFM